The following nucleotide sequence is from Paenibacillus odorifer.
AGCAAGTTCTAACACTTCCCCAGGACTCGATCTAGCAAGCTCAAGATAGAACTGATATTTGTCCATTTCACCGTCAAATTCAAGATCGTAATTTACCGGATCTTGAAATTCTTCAAGATTGCTATGTTCAATCAACACCATTCCCCCTTTCATTCCTTGTTATAATATAATCGAAATAAATGCTCATCGACAGCCATCGCGCTTAACAGTATTATTTTACTATTTTTTTGATAACACGTTTGGTGACAAACGGATATAATCAATTTTTATCAAACCTACCACTCCTCGTTAGTTCAACCAAGAACATTCCATTTCATATTTTATAAAATATACTTTCACCATTGAGGAAGGGGCGACAATACTCAGCGCATAATTTGGGCATTCTTTCACGCATCCAGACATGAACATGTACATTCTCCATCTGGAAGACGTAATATCCAATAATAGCGACCAACATTAAACCTTCCAACTGCAGTAGATCATTCGCTGTATTTTCGCACTCTCTGTAGTAACCCTTTAGGAAAGTATCTCTTCGATCGGATGGCAGCATCATAGCTCCCATGGCTACATCAAGTAAGGCATAACCGTTACCGAAAAAGCCAAAATCGATGATGCGCACCTCACCTTCGGTTGTGATGATGATATTACCCATACACAAATCCCCATGAATAAGGTCAGGGCCAGCCTCCCCGCCACGGTCATCTAACCGGGAGTTGATCAATTGCAGCGTTTGTTCAATGACATTAGCATCAGAAGGCGTAAATAAATTCTTTTTCACACCCGAATGAATCACACGGATCATCCGTTCATTATAAGCTTTACCTTGACTCGGTCGAATCTCCATACCTGTATGTTCGTACTGCCGAAAAAAAGTATGCAGTTCTGTTATTTGCGATCCCAGTTCTTTTACCAGTTCAAGATTGTTAACATCATTCATATTCATGTCTCTTCCATCCAGCCAGGTGAGGACGGAGCAGTTTAGCAGTTCACCTTCGTATTCAATGATCGTAATAAGTTCACCCTCATTGTTTCTTACGGGAGTCTGTATTTCGTTGCTGCTCCAGCTTCCCAGCTTCTCAAGCATTTGCAATTCTCCAAGAATGCCGCCGTATGTATGTTGCAGACCTTTCATGTCATCTATAAAAGGGTCATGAATGCGGAGTAAATATGATTTCCCCGTTCTGTCATTAACACGATAGGTTCTGTTCTCGTTATGCCTTAAGAAAATAATCTCAGGCTGTTGGATATCGTACCCGCCTAGTAAGTCCAAAAGCTTCTCGTTCGTCATAAGGACTCCTTTAAAATAGAAGGATTCATTGATTCAATCTTCGTCTGAATCATAAAAATTGAAATCTACTACATTCCAAAAATCATTCAATTCACCTATTGTACTTCTACAACATTTTCGAAATACCCTGCCTATAGCTTGACGAAGCTGCTGGAATGATTTTTCGCGGCAGCTTCGTAGTGAAAGGATATTCAGCTCTCAGTCTCATTAGTCCAACCAAACTCTTTTATTTCTTACTGATAGGCACCCATATTTCGCTTTTAAAATTTGGCGATGTGATATCTTTGTGCTCATTCCAAAGAATTTCAGGCCCTTTAATTAGCTCATATCCCGATGACGGAGCCCATTCCGAATATATTCGCCCCCAGATCTCTTGTAGCGCACTAGGAAAAGAGCCGACGACTGTGAATACAGCCCACATGGAGGCCGCCACTTCCAGCTGATCCAAGCCATTCCATGCGTCTTTCGTAGTGGCAACGCCAATATAATGATCGAACTCTCCTTTTTCCTCCATACGCCCCTCAGAGAAATTTGTAGAGGCGCTTATAAACCCTGAGGGCTCAACATCGGAAAATCTCTTCATCTCATCAATCATTTCCGGCGTCAACCCTTCATACATCGACGCAATCTCCGGATTGACCCCTTGGAAAATGATTGGTACCCGTTTTTTTATGCCCACGATGTGAAAAGATTCTTTGTTTTCAATACGGTAATTCATTTCATTTCCTCCTTTGATAGTCAGCTGAAACGACATCCGAGGGAACGCCTTAAGGGATTGTCCATGGACCCGAGCTTCCGAAGGACTTACCCCATGCATGCTATGGAAAGCCCTAGAAAAGGAATCAGGCGAATTATAACCATATTTCAGAGCGGCATCGATAATTTTGATATTACTTTGTGATAGCTCGAGTGCTGCCAAGGTTAGACGTCGACGCCGGATGTATTCCGACAGAGTAATGCCTGCTAGGAATGAGAACATGCGAGTAAAATGATATTCCGAACAACAGGCTATTTTCACAACCTCCTGATAATAAATTTGATTTGTTAGGTTCTCCTCAATATAGTTTATTGCTTTGTTCAGTTGTACCAGCGTATCCATGACGTTGCCTCCCTCGTTAATTATAGGTTATCAGAGAAGGTTTTTACCTTCCCGACTTTTTCTGCACGATTCTGTAGGGTTTTCATGTTTCGATGAACAGAGACTCGATATGAGGAAGTAAAATTCTTCTCACAAGAAGGACTACTTTTTTTGAATGTCAAGGTCATAGTTAACATAATCATAATTATGTTAACTATGACCTGAAATGACCTGAAGTACGTTCAGCAGTTCGTTTGTCCACTCACTTTCACTGCCTTTTCATAGCAAGCGCAAAACGCTCTATCGTCTCTTTTGACAACCCATTTACGTTCTTATTTTTTCCTTTTACCATCCGCAATACAAACCGATCTAGCAAAGTTAGCTTCTCTTCATAGATCTCATCTCCAAAAACTTCTTTCGTCACCGATTGGTTATATAACACTTCTGGAAATGCAGATTTCAATTCTTGTGAGGCCTCCTCACCTTTTGCTCCTGCACAAATAAACAATCCTACTCGTTTTTTCCCTAGTTCATGTTGATATTTTGCTGTAAAATCAGTCATTTGTTTTTGGATTTTCCCATAATAAATAGAACCTCCCAAGATGACCGTATCATATCGTTCCAGTGTCGGCTCTTTAGCATGCATCAAATTAACTACTTCGGTTTCTTCGCCCAGTTGAGATTTTAATAAATAAGCCGCTTTCTCCGCACACCCATATTTCGAGGTAAACATAATTATTGTCTTCATTCTAATCGCTCCCTTCCACTCGCTGGTCACTTATTATCTTAAGGGTTCACGTACATGCTTTAACAAAATAACCATACAAGCAGCAATAGCTAAAGCCATCGTCGGAAAAATTACACACTCGGCTATAGACACAACCACACCGCTATAGATCATTGCCGCCAGCATTGCCGTAATTGCTAGCAGTAAGGTAACTCCTTTGAAAACAACGACAGTTGCCAGTAGGTACCCAAAAGGTTGTCTACGAATGACCATAATCCCCGTTACAATTGCTAATGGGACCAAGATCGCAAGATCCAAAACTTGAATTACCAACGTACTATAGTGCTCTAGCCCTTGTGGCGGTATTCCCCCCAGTAGTGAATTCAGTATTTTCCCTAGCCAGAGAAATAAAATCATAAAAGCAATAACCATTAGTGAAAAGCCGATTCCTTTAGAAGGTAAACTGTTTTTAAAGTAAGTATGTATGGATTCTTTATCGAAAGAAAATAAGGCTAGGATGAATGCGAAAAAACTTAAAGAAAACAACAGCACATAAACTAAAAACAATGAATTGTACATCGTCAGAAAGCTGTAGGATGCGTAAGTATATAAAAAGTACCCCAGAGTGCCCGTAAGGAGCATCCTCCCCTTTATCGAGCCTTTAATTGTCATGATGAGCGAACTGAGCAGTAAAGGTATGGCAAGAAATAATGTAACTCCATCCTGTGCTTTAGCTTGTGCCGCCGCAGAGACAGAATCATGGCTGTACACTCCTGACCCCTGAAGCTTTACATCCTCGCCCCATATTGACGTAAAAGTATATTTTGTTCCATCACTTATCCCATCTGAAAACAACCCAACCGCTGTTGCAAACACTGCAATAACCGAAATCAACACCGACAGCACTACGACTTTCCTTATATGTTTTATAACAACCTCCCCCTCCCTTCATGAAAATATTTAGATTTTACCTGGAGGCAATAGCAACCATTGAATCCAAATGACATGAAATCAGAGCTTCGACCTGATCATCAGGCAGATCTTTTTCGACAAGCAAACGCATAATTAAACCGAACGCTGCACTCCATATCACCTGAGCAGTGAGTTCTACGAAAGCTTCCTCACGGTTTTTCTGTGCTTCAAATCTGAACAGGCCCTGGCAGAGCATCCCAATCGCTTTACGCTCCTGTGCTGCTCCTCTAAATAGAACAGCTGTGTAACTAAGAACAGCCGGCGTATCGTTTAGCATGACATTCCGGTATTCTACACCCGTGGAAAGAGACATCCTGATGAACTTCTCCAATGATCGTTTTAAAAGTGTATCTGGAGGTAATTCCTGCTGTACCTCTTGTTGCACAGACTGAAGCTCAGTAAGCATATCCGTATATTTTTGTTGCAAATAGTTCTCGATAATCTCTTCTTTGCCTTTAAAATAATGATAAATAATTCCCGGTGAATATTCGATTTTCTCAGCGATTTTTCGGATAGAGAGCTTCTCTATTCCCTCTTCAGCAATCAATAAAGCTGCATTTTGCAGGATTAGATTCCTCATTTCTTCACGCTCACGTACTTTTCGTTGTTCTTTAGTCATAAATTTGTCTCCTCATGTGTTGAACACTGTTTAATCTTTGAACACTGTTTAATATATGTTTTGGATTAGTATTATGTCAATATCCTTAGTCACATGTATTCCCCTCCTCCAATGTACATATCTGGACATAAAAAATCCGCCAGTCATTTAGACTGACGGAACCTTTAATTTGTGAAGTTAAAGGATTACAGACAGAGGGTTTTAGTAATGATAACCAACAGGATAAACAGAACCAGAATAGCTCCTGTGGAAGTGAAACCACCGTATCCTCCTGCAAATTCGCCCATTGTTGACTCCTCCTTTGTAATTGAGTACATCATAAGATATGCAATATTGCCCTCACTGACTGGGTATTTTGAACACAAAAAATAAACCAACGACCCTTTTTATGGTGAATGGTTTTAATTGGTTTACATAAATAATGTTATGTTAACTAAAGTAGAGAGCATTAGATGCTCATTACTTTACAATTCGTATATATTCTTAATAGCTAGCCAGTTATATAAAAAAATACAGTTTCCTAGCCGTCCTTCTTGACGCTCTCTTGGTCATCCTCCACTGTCTAGCTCTCACTCGCTTAGCACCACTTTTCCATTCCATTTGCTGTTAATGGTAAACTCCTTCTTTAAGAAAAACCCGAAAACACACGGATTTTCATTTCTTAATTCGATTAATAGTTAATGTGTTGAAGTATTGGCTGGGATTGCCTTGTTGTGGATTAAAGCGCTCTTGAAACTCTCCATGGGTATAGTCCCCGATCACTTTATGCCAGAAATCACGAGCGGGCGTATTCGCACGGACTTGTGAAACCTTCCATTCACCAGGGTACATATCAAAAAGCTTATGCGCAGCCCATGTACCTACACCACTTCGGCGGTATTTTTGCATCACAAAAAACTCAGTCATATAAAACTGGCCTTCAGGATTACGCAATAACCTGTCCACCAAAGCAAAACCAGCAATATGCCCGTCCACCTTAAACAAATACGCTGATTTATTATTTCCGCTACTCCAATAAGCTTCTAGACCCGGATAGGCTGGAAATACCCCGTCTTGATTGACATCAAATTCTAAATAACGGGTGAAATCATATAGGTAGAACTGCATTAATCTGCTTATAGTATGCTTACGTTCTTTGGGAACCAGCTCAATTTCAAGTTTCATTATGTGCACCTCTGACATTTATGTTTACTTCACATCATAAAGCTTAGCGGCATCAGGAGCAAGGCTCGGCCCTAGTTTTCCCTTCATTCGAAGTCCAATCTGGGACAAAACATGTTAAGATAGAAGGAAGAGATTTTATGCAATCTATGGAAAAAGGTGAATCACATGAGCGTTCAAAAGAACGATGACCGTAAAAAACTTGATCAAAAGCTACCCCTCATGCCCTGGTTCGTTCAGCAGTTTATTGACTATAAACGACCTGATCTCTCCCCCTCCACACTGCTGGAGTATATCCGGGATTATGAATCTTTTTTCGGCTGGTTGCGGGCAGAGGGCTTATCCCAAGCCGGCTCAAATACCGAGATCACGCTTCTAGAATTGGAAACCCTACATATGGACAGTATTGTCGGATATCGGTTGCATCTAACTACCCGAGCCGAAGGTACGAACACTCGTGTTACTGTATCCCGTAAACTATCTGCATTACGCTCCTTATTTCATTATTTAAGTCAAATCGCTGAGGACGAGAACTTTTATCCATTGCTTAAGCGAAACATTATGGCTAAGGTTGAGGTCAAACGAACACATAAGCCAAAAGACACTGCCGCTAAATTAAAGGGTAAGATTTTGGAAGATGAGGAATTACTGGAGTTTGTGGGGTACATTTATGAAGGGTATGGACGGGATGTGGAAGGCAACAAACAGGCTTATTATTCGTTTCAATTGAATCACGAGCGTGATGCCTGTATTGCCAGCTTGATTCTGAACTCTGGCCTGCGTGTATCTGAGGTAGTCAATCTAAACGTAGACGATTTGGATATTAACAACAAGCTGCTCTATGTCACCCGCAAAGGGAATAATGACGAAACGTTTAAGACACCCGTCTATTTTAGAGAGCAAGCTAAAGATGATCTAGCTCTTTATCTTAGTCTGCGCCAATCTCGCTACAAAACACCCAAGAGAGAAAAGGCCTTATTTATCTCTCTCCCTAACGGGCGTCAAGAAGGCAAACGTATGACCAAACGTGCGATTCAAGAAATGATTATTAAGTACGCTAAACGCTTTGGTAAACCGTATCTTACGGTTCATAAGCTACGTCATTCTTTTGCAACAGATTATTATCTGCAAAATGATATTTATAAAACGAAGGAACAGCTCGGGCACGCATCCACCGAGACAACTGAGATCTACGCTCATCTAACGGATAAAACGATGTCTGAGGCGATCGAGCGGCGTGTCGATAATTAATCATCACAAAGGGAGCTCATACTTCGGATGAGTAGCCGCTCTTCGCTATTGCAGAGTTGTTATCGGACTTAGCTGACCTTAAACGCAAGATTATCTCATATTTGGGTGGCTAACGGACCTCAAGGTCGCTATTGGCCTGAAATACGCAAATATGAGCTCCATTCTATGAAATAGCGACGCTGAGGTCCGAAACCCCGCTTAAAAGGTGATAAATATGCAAATAAGATCATCTGGGTCCGTAAGCATCAGCGGGGGATTAATCTCGGCAGTGGCGCAGCCAATAACTCAAAACAATAGAGCAGTAACTCTTCCGATAGGAGATTTACTGCGATTTGTGTCGCCTACCCGGAAACTTTACTTTCGCTTTTCTTCAAATTTGAATTACAACCGGCGGGCACCCCTAACCCGATTATTGTTGCACTAAAAACCCACTTACGGTACGCAAGTGGGTTTTCTTATTCTAATTTCTGGGGTAACCCTCCCTTTAAAACCGGTTGTTAGCGACTATTGGGTTAGCAGGAACGCTGTTTTTTTGCTTATCTATTGTGAATTTTTCATATGTTGAAATGTTGGAAATAATACCGTTGACCTAGCAATTCTATGACGATTTCTGTGCGTGCGTGGATATCAAATACCTTTAATTACTCCAATATCTGCGGTGAAATTTTGTTCATCATCGATGGGCAGAGTACCATCCACATCTAGCCCCGAATCTCTCCTGGCAGCTTGATCACCGTTACCTTATCTCCGGCAGATAGCCCCTTTTCTTCTGGGGGTACAACTATCAAACAGTCGCTATCCTTGATCGTGACCGTTACGGAAGATTCATCAATGAGTGCCGGATAAGCAAACAAGCTGCCGTCTTTTATTTCTAAGCGAGCTCGCACAAATCTAGTAAAATTATTCACTCTTTTATAATCTGTACCGAGTGTAACGTTCCATTCCGGTAAAAAAGGCTGAGAAGCACTTTGCATCAGTGAAATCACAGGCCGTGCAAACAGTTGAAACCCAACGAAACAAGCCCCCGGATTCCCGGATAAAGCTAACAGCAGCTTACCCCCTCTAACCGCAGCAGTAGTTACGCTTCCTGGACGCATCGTCACTTTGTTGAACAACATATTACCACTTTGTTCACGAACCAAGTCGCCCATGATATCATAATCCCCCACAGAAACGCCACCCGTTGTGATCACAAAATCATAAGTTTCCAGCGCCATCTGTACTTTACTTCTAGCCAGCTCCAGATCATCCACAATAGCGCCTAACATTACTGGAACACCCCCTGTCTCTTTGACTAGAGCTTCGAGCATAGGGGAGTTACTATTGCGGATTTTGCCAGGCTCCAGCGGCTCATGCACTTCCAGCAGTTCTGTTCCTGTGGCAAAGATGGCTACCTTGGGACGACGATAGACTTTCACGGTATGTAATCCAAACGCTGCAAGAACAGCTATATCCCCCGCAGAGATTAACCTTCCTGTTGGCAATACAAGATCACCTTGGCTTAATTCGAAACCTTGAGGTGTGATATTGCTGTTTGCTTCTAGTTTTTTTCGAATACCAACGTAAGTCTTTCCTTCCTCTTCACGTCTCTCCGTGACCTCCAGCATCACCACAGCATCAGCCCCAACCGGTACTTGTGCACCAGTCATAATTCTTGCGGCTGTTCCCGGAGTTATATCTACCGCAGGCACTGCGCCACACGGAATATTATCCACAATTTCTAACCATACAACTTGTCCATTAACACAGTTACGGGTATCCCCCGCGATAATCGCATATCCATCCATACTAGATCGATTAAACGCAGGAAATGGGTGTGGAGCAATCACTTTTTCAGCCAAATAACGTCCACAACACTCATCCAGTGGTACGTCTTCTGATTCTAGCAGATTGGCATATTTGATTATTTTGGCCTGAGCTTCTTTTACTTTCAGTGCTTCACGCTGAAATTTATTATCCTTCATAAAGACCTCCGCTCTGAAACGTCGATGTTTGCAGTAATAGGTATTATTTTAACATGAGACCTCTTGAAGTAAAATTATAAACACAAAAGGCCACCATCCATGTTTATGGGCAGCAGCCTTTTCTACAAAAATGTTTTCCCGGTATAGTGATCCATTACTTCTCTACTAGGCTAGGATGCTCTAATTACCTTTACATCCCCAGGGATTATTTTCTCCCCTTCATAAAGCATAAACCGTCCATGTTGCCACTCTACGCGCAGTAGACGTGAATCATCTGATTGATATTGCCACACATGCTGCTCTCCACCATTCATAAATGGCGTCTGACCTGCAACAGCGACAAAACCTTCATATTCTTCCTCCAGGAAAAATGTATAGCCATCGAGCTCAAGAGTTGCTGGAACCTCAGCAGGATTATCTAACCGCCCATCGATAGGTCTGTACAATCCATATTGCAGCTGTTCCCGCTCTTCTATATGAAGATAAGATATCTGGCTTCCATCTCTAAGGGTCAGAACTACAGCATTACGGCCCCGATTATGTGTCCGGCCAGTGACTTCATAGGTGACAAGCGATACTTCACAAATGTCTCCGGGAGACAAATTAAGCATACTTTTTTGAACTTCCTGAGGCGCTGGCTTAGAGAAAAGGTTACCTATACGTTTCCACATACTCAACTTGATCGTTCCTCCTACATAAAGGCAGTAATAATTAAAGCACCCGTAATTTGCAGTGAACCTGATAGCAGGCCATATCCGATTTTACCAAGCTGTGTACCATGATCCAGATCCAGCTTCCCCCAATTTGCTAGTAGAAGCCGAACCGTTCTTTCTAGAATTAACAAAAGTAAAAATGATACTAACGAAATCAGCAACGCATCTAGCAAACTATTGGAAGCCGCTATCGATGAAGATAAAATGAAGGCCTGAGCTAGAAGCTTCATTACAAACCGTGTAGTCACCGCCATATTTCCAGCCTTTAACTCTTCTATATCGTTATAACGAGTAAAAAGTGAATCTATATACATCAGTACAAACAGCAACACAGCGCCGCTCACCGTCCACACGACCATGGACACCAGAATATGGAGATCCATTCTATAGCCCCCGCTTAATCATTTTGCATGCCTTTCATAAGCATAGATAAAGCGAAGAAGAAACGAATTTCTGTCTCCCCTTCGCCTGTGAACACCAGCCGTGAACCGGCTAAAGATCAAATGTTATTGCTTCTCGTATTGTTTCATCAGAGCCGCCAGTTCATCTTCAACCGCTTGATCTTTGTTCAGCTTCTCGAATTCGTCATCCAGAGATTTATTGCCTGAACTCATCTCATTGCTGGCTTCAGCCTGAGCTTCTGCTTGCAGCATTTTATCTTCCATACGTTTGAGACCTGCAGACGCTGAATCGGAGCTAAATCCGCTCATTGCTTTGTTGATCTCGGTTTGAGCTTTGGCAGCGTTATAACGTGCAACCAATGTCTCACGTTTGTTCTTCATTTGGGTAAGCTGTTTGCGCATCTCTTCAAGCTTGCCACGAAGGTTATCCGCAGAGGCTTTGTTCTGATCAAAGCTGGCTTTGTATTCTACCAGTTTAGCTTCAGCAGCATTTTTCTCTTCCAGAGCGCGGCGAGCAAGGTCAACATTACCCGCTTGAGCTGCTGCATGAGCCTGTTGGGTACGTTTGTTAACAAGCGCTTCTTGTTCTTCATACAGCTGTTTGAATTTCTTCTCAATGGCGATTTGCGCCGCTACAGCTTTTTCTGCATCTTCTAAATCTTCGGTCATATCACGAATGTATTGATCTGTCATTTTAATCGGGTCTTCTGCTTTGTCAATAATCGCGTTCACATTAGACATGGTTAAATCGCGCAATCTTTTAAATATAGACATGGTTTCATTCCTCCAAAAGATAATTTAATTCCTCACATGCTATCTTTTACGTAGAATTGCCACTACCGTTTCATATTTGTTGCGCTAAATATTGATTTACTTTTAAATTCACAATTTCCACGACTTCCATAATACCTTCTTTCGTGAGATTGTCGTAATGAATCCCCATCACTACTGTGACCGTCTTGTTCAGCGCTTCAGCTACTCTGATCGCAATGGGCTCGCTTATCGTATGCTCTTTATGATGAGGAACCGCTGAAGTCAGTACTTTAACCTGCTCCCCCTCCAGATAAGCAGTACTCATCGCACCAATATGCCGAACACCTCCACTAATTAAGAGCAAGAGATCACGTCCGACAGCCGTCGCCTTCAGCTCAATATCCTCAGGATCAATCTGGTTAGTAGTCAATAGTATTCCCCTCACTGCTTCACTTTATATAATGCCCCGTATTTCCTCTAGTGATTGAATATTTTCTTCAACCATAAATTGCTCAAGCTCTGCAACTAGCTGACTACCTGCACGCAAATTCATGAAATTATAAGTTCCCACTTGGATAACTGCAGCACCTGCCATAATAAACTCGATGATATCCGTCGCTGAAGTGATGCCACCCATTCCGATCACGGGAATCGTTACGTTTTGTGCAACTTGATGCACCATACGCAGAGCGACAGGCTTAATCGCAGGTCCAGACAATCCAGCATATAAGTTATTAAATACACTGCTTCTGCGGCGGACATCAATCTTCATTCCTGAGATCGTGTTGATGAGCGAGACAGCGTCTGCCCCCTCTTCCTGACACATTTGTGCCATTTCAACGATATTTTCGGCTCCCGGCGACAGCTTTACAGCGAGGGGCAGTTTAGTTGCGCGTCTAACAGCCTGTACTACTTTTTGAGCTTCTGAAGTTTGGATCCCAAACGCAATGCCGCCCTCTTTAACATTTGGACAAGAAATATTCAATTCAATCATGTCCACTGCTGTCTTACCTGCACTCGCACGAGCATCTGCATCCCGCTGAATCATCTCAGCACCAAGAACATAATCTTCAAGTGTGCCTCCACCCAGGTTGACCAAACGAGCAGTATCGAGTGTTTCCCAATAAGGGCATTCTTTATCTATAAATGCAGCTACACCCGGATTCTCGAGTCCCACACTATTCAGCATACCAGAAGCTGTCTCATATACACGAGTGCCGGGATTCCCCGCTTTCGGATTGAGGGTTAACCCCTTGCCAGAGATTCCACCCAGCAGAGACACATCATACAGCTTGCCATATTCACGGCCAAAACCAAACGTTCCAGAGGCCATTATAATTGGATTTTTAAAATGAACGCCAGCAATTGTTGTGTTCAACTTAGTCATGGAAAATCACCTCCTCAGAAAGAAACACAGGTCCGTCTGCACAGGCCTTCTTTTGACCATCACGGCAGGATACACTGCAGACCAGACAGGCTCCAATCCCACAAGCCATTCGGTTCTCTAGAGAAAGGTATACTTTCGTTCTACTGCCTGCTTCTTCAGCAGCAATGCCTTTACGTTGAGCAGCTTTAAGCATAGGGTGTGGGCCGCAGACAAAGACATGATCATATTGGCTGAAATCCACACTATCCAAAATTAAACCGCCAACATCGACTACAAGTTCACTTGCAAGTGGGCGAAACGCTTCTGTCCGGTAAGCTTCACGGCTAAAGCCCAAAAAGATATCACTCCCCGGAAGCTGCTTCGCACAATAATATAGCGGTGCAATTCCGATCCCACCGCCGATGAGCGCAACCTTCCCTTCAACCTGTGGAAATCCATTTCCAAAAGGGCCCTCAAGCTCTACCGAATCACCTGAACCCAGTCGTGAGAATATCTCCGTACCTTCCCCAACTACGTGATACAGAAATTCAACACTATCCTCGTGTACTTCATGTATACTTAAGGGTCTGGATAGGATGGGGTAAGCTCCCCATGCCCGTAACATGTAGAATTGACCCATTGCTCCGCCACTATTCGTCTCTACCTTAAGGTGATACACACCATCTGTCAGCCGTTCGTTACTTAGAACCGTCCCCACGTTATCAAGCTCCTTCAAATTTTATCTTTATTAAGATTGCCTTAGAAGGAGCATAAAATCTGTGACAAACTTCACATCGAAAACGGTCTAGCCTCTTTTCCAAATCCCACGTTCATAAGGTTTAGGTACATCATGTACGCCACCAAGCGCTTCTTCAGCATGTAAAGCCCAATAAGGATCACTTAACATCCCACGGCCAATAGCTACAAGCTCCGCCCTTTTTTCTGCAATGATGGACTGTGCCTCAGAATAGGCTTCAAGCCGTCCTACCGCAATTACTGGCACTTGTAATCCACTGCGAATATATTCTGCCAGATCTGCTTGGTAGGCTGGGCCCGCATTAGGTCCACCATTAGAGCCAATGGGCCCTTCACCACCTGAAGACACATGGAACATATCCACTCCAGCATCCTTATATCGGCGGCAAAACTCCAGGGCATAGGCAGCATCATATCCACCATCAACATATTCTTTCGCGGATACCCTCATGATCAAGGGCATATCTACTGGCACTACTTCTCGGATTGCTGCAACTACTTGTTCTCCAAAAAGTGCAGGATCTTGTCCATATTCATCCTCTCTGAGGTTGGACAGAGGTGAATGAAACTGGTGAATTAAGTAACCATGCGCACCATGAATCTCCACAGTATCAAATCCTGCCTCCACAGCTCTACGAGCGGCATCACGAAAGGCTTCTATCATCTCAAGGATGCCTTCCTTAGAAAGCGCCTGTGGCTACTTAGAACGAGCATCAAAAGGAATTGCAGAAGGTGCAACCGGCGGCTCAGCATCGA
It contains:
- a CDS encoding AraC family transcriptional regulator, with protein sequence MDTLVQLNKAINYIEENLTNQIYYQEVVKIACCSEYHFTRMFSFLAGITLSEYIRRRRLTLAALELSQSNIKIIDAALKYGYNSPDSFSRAFHSMHGVSPSEARVHGQSLKAFPRMSFQLTIKGGNEMNYRIENKESFHIVGIKKRVPIIFQGVNPEIASMYEGLTPEMIDEMKRFSDVEPSGFISASTNFSEGRMEEKGEFDHYIGVATTKDAWNGLDQLEVAASMWAVFTVVGSFPSALQEIWGRIYSEWAPSSGYELIKGPEILWNEHKDITSPNFKSEIWVPISKK
- a CDS encoding sporulation protein YjcZ; protein product: MGEFAGGYGGFTSTGAILVLFILLVIITKTLCL
- a CDS encoding phosphotransferase enzyme family protein; its protein translation is MTNEKLLDLLGGYDIQQPEIIFLRHNENRTYRVNDRTGKSYLLRIHDPFIDDMKGLQHTYGGILGELQMLEKLGSWSSNEIQTPVRNNEGELITIIEYEGELLNCSVLTWLDGRDMNMNDVNNLELVKELGSQITELHTFFRQYEHTGMEIRPSQGKAYNERMIRVIHSGVKKNLFTPSDANVIEQTLQLINSRLDDRGGEAGPDLIHGDLCMGNIIITTEGEVRIIDFGFFGNGYALLDVAMGAMMLPSDRRDTFLKGYYRECENTANDLLQLEGLMLVAIIGYYVFQMENVHVHVWMRERMPKLCAEYCRPFLNGESIFYKI
- a CDS encoding GNAT family N-acetyltransferase — encoded protein: MKLEIELVPKERKHTISRLMQFYLYDFTRYLEFDVNQDGVFPAYPGLEAYWSSGNNKSAYLFKVDGHIAGFALVDRLLRNPEGQFYMTEFFVMQKYRRSGVGTWAAHKLFDMYPGEWKVSQVRANTPARDFWHKVIGDYTHGEFQERFNPQQGNPSQYFNTLTINRIKK
- a CDS encoding flavodoxin domain-containing protein, whose amino-acid sequence is MKTIIMFTSKYGCAEKAAYLLKSQLGEETEVVNLMHAKEPTLERYDTVILGGSIYYGKIQKQMTDFTAKYQHELGKKRVGLFICAGAKGEEASQELKSAFPEVLYNQSVTKEVFGDEIYEEKLTLLDRFVLRMVKGKNKNVNGLSKETIERFALAMKRQ
- the xerS gene encoding tyrosine recombinase XerS, giving the protein MSVQKNDDRKKLDQKLPLMPWFVQQFIDYKRPDLSPSTLLEYIRDYESFFGWLRAEGLSQAGSNTEITLLELETLHMDSIVGYRLHLTTRAEGTNTRVTVSRKLSALRSLFHYLSQIAEDENFYPLLKRNIMAKVEVKRTHKPKDTAAKLKGKILEDEELLEFVGYIYEGYGRDVEGNKQAYYSFQLNHERDACIASLILNSGLRVSEVVNLNVDDLDINNKLLYVTRKGNNDETFKTPVYFREQAKDDLALYLSLRQSRYKTPKREKALFISLPNGRQEGKRMTKRAIQEMIIKYAKRFGKPYLTVHKLRHSFATDYYLQNDIYKTKEQLGHASTETTEIYAHLTDKTMSEAIERRVDN
- a CDS encoding TetR/AcrR family transcriptional regulator, with the protein product MTKEQRKVREREEMRNLILQNAALLIAEEGIEKLSIRKIAEKIEYSPGIIYHYFKGKEEIIENYLQQKYTDMLTELQSVQQEVQQELPPDTLLKRSLEKFIRMSLSTGVEYRNVMLNDTPAVLSYTAVLFRGAAQERKAIGMLCQGLFRFEAQKNREEAFVELTAQVIWSAAFGLIMRLLVEKDLPDDQVEALISCHLDSMVAIASR